The sequence GCCTGAAAGACGGGCATCGCGGTGTAGTTGTGTATCCCCGCGGTGTGATTGAGCAGGTGTGCAACCGTCACCGTGCTCCCCGCCCCGGGCCAATCGGGATAGAACTTCGTCAGCGGATCGGTGAGGGCGAGCTTCCCCTGGTCGACGAGCTGCAGGATGGCGGCTGCGGTGAACTGCTTGGTGACCGACCCAATCTGGAAGACCGAGGCCGGAGTGACGGCGACCTTGTTCTCGCAATGTGGCGTAGCCGAACCCCTTCGCGTAGACGATCCGCCCGCCGCGAGACACCGCGACGGCGATGCCCGGAGCCTTCCTCTTCACCAGCGCGGTACCGGCGGAATCAATGAGTCGGGTGAGCTTCGTGAGCGTGGCGGGGCGCTGCGCGGAGAGCGACGAAGCACCGAGCAGCGTGAGGGCGATGGTCCGAGAGATGGCGAAGCGCATGTGCGGAATTGGAGGGAATGGGGGCCGAGCGAACATGGCGCGCCAGACGACCGACCGCGAGAGGCTGGACGCCCGCTCTCGCGTCGCGACGTCGTCAACGGAGTCGGCGTGGGAAGGCGTACGCTTTCATTCCCG comes from Gemmatimonadota bacterium and encodes:
- a CDS encoding beta-lactamase family protein, which produces MGSVTKQFTAAAILQLVDQGKLALTDPLTKFYPDWPGAGSTVTVAHLLNHTAGIHNYTAMPVFQAWKSRYVPADSMIALFKSAPFDFDSPRLTHSPPCATVTSRRSSPTARTVMRRGRRAGSGTPTIRR